The Syngnathus typhle isolate RoL2023-S1 ecotype Sweden linkage group LG1, RoL_Styp_1.0, whole genome shotgun sequence genome includes a window with the following:
- the LOC133153785 gene encoding nucleolar protein dao-5-like isoform X2, whose product MPGKQQFKPGDLVFAKMKGYPHWPARVCKLDEPHKKRLGVFFFGTHQIGQLLPENLVPFSGNKSKYGTGVRLRGFSEGMWEIQNTPGVGKKSTFAAKGPPAKPVATSKTTCAAAIPPAAVKSSPGGDDANGAAVKTSSEAASLAGSTLLLKECVVKCGPAKTLHDHLSGANELAGQPASSVTASDSGTKSELVAKTLRRSSFRSPAQVQLEEKKIDTQTRQEASTVTGGAAGQTPGSTPRGRGWPQRRGRPRNIPAETKSDVLQAKESQTAPSGGAHVTASTLRLKPCVVKCIPAKTPDTRKSASEPARPSAPTPAADPATAQEASAPVVKRKPGRPRKIWKEKSQVEVEPSKRTHESPSPASANTPDDSHGAAPAPKMSDQAQLAAAQTSGIEDERDAEMEKLTPGRRGGKRKKREEAEQEGGEKGRTKTTVEASTARRGGKKMRVDGEKREGDEKGKAEAATEESTLSRGGKRKRKETKQEAELEKMLPSREGKKKVGGKEETKQKSDKEEEMMEAAEETTTAEETTTTTTAEEPTPSRRKRDDAQQEKIEAIAEETSPSQGDQAKAKEGKKEQTKQEGKTEAMPALPSRGGKRKEETEQKRSADARTEATAEEASGREGKTKRKAREDTKQMGGEEGKAVLTPHETAPRPDEKSKTKEARKEEAKRGGGGGDRLAKTQGDPPPSQEDGTQTNQREGNKRSGDEEAKTGATAEDSTLGSEEKTSEGKKEETKQVGDEEGKATAEEGSTLGEKTKEGGKERNESLGDEEGQTAAQGSTLGEKTEEGGKEETEQSDGKPQGTAGESTASPQGHQSDQTEQLGDEEGRTKATTEESMPGRDGRTKRKERDEAKHTKVTTDEFRPSRGDQAKAKEGKKEESKEGKTKARTEESRSSHGEGEKEETKPTGGKEGKTERTTAEESTLSREGKMKTKGCKEEESKPVGAREGKTKVAPEESALCPGEKAKAKDVAKQTPGKEAETAEESTVSRRGGQKDDDKQAGGQEGKTKATAEEGSRGEKRKRKEGQREKTKQEGGQKAKPESPAEESTPGPGGGKRQRRQVEKDQSKRPGHQGGKPEVTAAAAAGKSRPPEERRRKVTRADARRDARQGADRENCKSQSEPRVDQETRGEKKSRSRKAAAAMEQSDTAEEEQRRRRRLAAKRESVLKSLRGLLKASRGGKRRDTGTKSFTKASIRAKRPRGHTLKESNARKKTTQPPATASPPVTENTNATAKQSDGKVKDSRPASEDELQKKDGKKLIGKIVKATTKVQVKTMMGGATVAPPAAEEEKAAAANTERTADLSDEEERKPHRVSAEDEKAATKRGDEKDDAVAKAAGKRQRHEPPPPHKDAKQQGGGRSRKANVHDDQRCDSGENHQQDKNNVNLTPTDSTLHRIHGDIRISLKSDNPDVAKCLAALDQLSGVYVTSQHVHRHSELISTLRKMRFYRANQDIMDKAAMLYNRFKNAFLLGEGEEVVSAAFLRSLLKEKEREEAQRCKKEKAAGGEKDHVQGCQAPSAD is encoded by the exons ATGCCGGGAAAACAGCAGTTCAAACCAGGCGACCTCGTGTTCGCCAAAATGAAGGGCTACCCTCACTGGCCTGCCAGG GTCTGTAAATTGGATGAGCCACACAAGAAGAGACTTGGCGTCTTCTTTTTCGGGACCCATCAGAT aggACAACTCCTGCCGGAAAATCTGGTCCCATTCTCTGGGAATAAGTCGAAGTACGGCACCGGCGTTCGACTCAGAGGCTTCTCCGAGGGCATGTGGGAGATCCAGAACACACCCGGAGTCGGCAAGAAATCCACA TTTGCAGCTAAAGGTCCACCTGCGAAACCAGTCGCCACTTCGAAAACAACCTGCGCAGCCGCAATACCGCCTGCCGCAGTCAAAAGCTCGCCCGGAGGCGACGATGCGAACGGCGCTGCTGTGAAAACGTCTTCGGAGGCGGCTAGCCTCGCCGGCAGCACCTTGCTCCTGAAGGAGTGTGTGGTCAAATGCGGCCCGGCCAAGACTCTGCACGATCACCTGAGCGGCGCCAACGAGTTGGCGGGCCAGCCGGCGAGCTCTGTGACCGCATCCGACAGCGGGACGAAAAGTGAGCTGGTGGCAAAAACTCTGAGAAGATCTTCGTTCAGGTCACCCGCGCAAGTGCAACTGGAGGAAAAGAAAATAGATACTCAAACCCGACAGGAAGCCTCCACGGTCACAGGCGGCGCGGCGGGACAGACGCCAGGATCGACGCCACGGGGTCGAGGATGGCCGCAGAGACGAGGACGGCCGAGGAACATCCCGGCGGAAACCAAGAGCGACGTACTGCAG GCCAAAGAAAGCCAGACGGCGCCGAGCGGCGGCGCGCATGTGACCGCTAGCACGCTGCGACTGAAGCCCTGCGTGGTCAAATGCATCCCCGCAAAGACCCCGGACACTCGCAAGTCGGCCAGCGAGCCGGCCAGACCGTCTGCACCGACTCCGGCGGCCGACCCCGCAACTGCACAGGAAGCTTCGGCGCCCGTGGTGAAGAGGAAGCCGGGACGGCCGAGGAAAATCTGGAAAGAGAAGAGCCAG GTTGAAGTTGAGCCATCGAAAAGGACACACGAGTCGCCGTCTCCCGCCAGCGCAAACACGCCAGACGACTCCCACGGCGCCGCGCCCGCTCCCAAAATGTCCGATCAGGCCCAACTTGCCGCCGCGCAAACATCCGGCATCGAAGATGAGCGGGACGCCGAGATGGAGAAGTTGACACCTGGCCGCCGAGgagggaagaggaagaaaagagaGGAGGCGGAGCAGGAAGGAGGCGAGAAAGGAAGGACGAAGACGACGGTGGAGGCGTCGACAGCGCGCAGAGGAGGGAAGAAAatgagggtcgacggggaaaaGCGGGAAGGAGACGAGAAGGGAAAGGCGGAGGCGGCGACCGAGGAGTCCACGTTAAGCCGAGGAGGGAAGCGGAAGAGAAAGGAGACCAAGCAGGAAGCTGAGCTTGAAAAGATGCTACCGAGccgagaaggaaagaaaaaagtcgGGGGAAAGGAGGAGACCAAGCAGAAGAGCGACAAAGAAGAGGAGATGATGGAGGCGGCGGAGGAGACGACGACGGCAGAggagacgacgacgacgacgacggcggAGGAGCCGACACCGAGCCGGAGAAAAAGAGATGACGCCCAGCAAGAAAAGATTGAGGCCATCGCGGAGGAGACGTCGCCTAGCCAAGGAGACCAGGCAAAGGccaaagaaggaaaaaaggagcaGACCAAACAGGAAGGAAAGACAGAGGCCATGCCGGCGCTACCTAGCCGAGGAGGAAAGAGGAAGGAGGAGACGGAGCAGAAGAGAAGCGCAGACGCAAGAACGGAGGCCACGGCCGAGGAAGCGTCTGGCCGCGAAGGGAAGACAAAACGTAAAGCGAGGGAAGACACCAAGCAGATGGGAGGCGAGGAAGGAAAGGCGGTGTTGACCCCGCACGAGACGGCGCCTCGCCCAGACGAGAAGTCAAAGACAAAAGAAGCCAGAAAGGAGGAGGCcaagcgaggaggaggaggaggagacagGCTGGCAAAGACGCAGGGTGATCCGCCACCCAGCCAAGAAGACGGGACACAAACAAACCAAAGGGAGGGGAACAAGCGGTCAGGAGACGAGGAAGCAAAGACCGGGGCGACGGCCGAGGACTCCACGCTCGGCTCAGAAGAGAAGACAAGTGAAGGCAAAAAGGAAGAGACCAAGCAGGTAGGAGACGAGGAAGGAAAGGCAACGGCGGAGGAGGGCTCGACACTCGGAGAGAAGACAAAAGAAGGGGGAAAGGAACGGAACGAGAGCTTAGGAGATGAGGAAGGACAGACAGCGGCGCAGGGCTCCACACTTGGGGAGAAGACAGAAGAAGGGGGAAAGGAAGAGACCGAGCAGTCGGATGGAAAACCGCAAGGGACCGCAGGTGAGTCAACGGCCAGCCCACAAGGCCACCAAAGCGACCAGACCGAGCAGTTAGGAGACGAGGAAGGAAGGACAAAGGCCACGACGGAAGAGTCCATGCCTGGCCGAGACGGGAGGACCAAAAGAAAAGAACGGGACGAGGCCAAGCACACCAAGGTGACCACTGACGAGTTCAGGCCTAGCCGAGGAGACCAGGCGAAGGcaaaagaagggaaaaaggaggaGAGCAAGGAAGGAAAGACAAAGGCGAGGACAGAGGAGTCAAGATCCAGCCACGGAGAAGGCGAAAAAGAGGAGACCAAGCCCACGGGAGGCAAAGAAGGAAAGACCGAGAGGACCACGGCGGAGGAGTCCACGTTGAGCCGAGAAGGAAAGATGAAGACAAAAGGATGCAAAGAGGAGGAGAGCAAGCCGGTGGGAGCCCGGGAAGGAAAGACAAAGGTGGCTCCGGAGGAGTCCGCCCTTTGCCCAGGAGAGAAGGCAAAGGCAAAAGATGTGGCCAAGCAGACGCCAGGAAAGGAAGCCGAGACCGCAGAGGAGTCCACGGTGAGCCGAAGAGGAGGCCAGAAGGATGACGACAAGCAGGCGGGAGGCCAGGAAGGAAAGACAAAGGCGACCGCGGAGGAGGGGAGCCGAGGAGAGAAGAGGAAACGAAAAGAAGGCCAAAGGGAGAAGACCAAACAGGAGGGAGGCCAGAAAGCCAAGCCGGAGTCGCCGGCAGAGGAGTCCACGCCCGGCCCAGGAGGAGGGAAGAGGCAGAGAAGACAAGTTGAAAAAGACCAGAGCAAGCGCCCAGGACACCAGGGAGGCAAGCCCGAggtcacggcggcggcggcggcagggaAAAGCAGGCCGCCCGAGGAGCGACGCAGGAAGGTGACCAGAGCCGACGCCCGGCGAGACGCCCGGCAGGGAGCCGATCGAGAGAACTGCAAAAGCCAGAGCGAGCCCAGGGTGGACCAGGAAACCAGAGGAGAGAAGAAGAGCAGGTCGAGGAAAGCGGCCGCGGCCATGGAGCAAAGCGACACCGCGGAAGAAGAG cagcggcggcggcggaggctgGCGGCCAAGCGGGAGAGCGTCCTCAAGTCGCTGCGAGGTCTGCTCAAGGCCAGCAGGGGCGGCAAGCGCAGGGACACCGGCACCAAGAGCTTCAC GAAGGCCTCCATCCGAGCCAAGCGGCCGCGGGGCCACACGCTCAAAGAATCCAACGCCAGAAAGAAGACGACGCAGCCGCCGGCGACGGCGAGTCCACCCGTCACGGAAAATACAAACGCCACGGCCAAACAAAGCGACGGCAAAGTCAAAGACAGTCGGCCGGCGTCGGAGGACGAGCTCCAGAAGAAAGATGGCAAGAAGTTGATTGGCAAAATTGTGAAAGCAACCACCAAGGTTCAGGTGAAGACCATGATGGGCGGAGCCACGGTGGCGCCgccggcggcggaggaggagaaggCGGCGGCCGCAAACACCGAGAGGACGGCGGACCTAAGCGACGAAGAGGAGAGGAAGCCGCACCGAGTCTCGGCGGAGGACGAGAAAGCCGCCACCAAGCGCGGCGACGAAAAGGACGACGCCGTCGCAAAGGCTGCGGGCAAGAGGCAACGCcatgagccgccgccgccgcacaagGACGCCAAGCAGCAAGGTGGCGGCAGGAGCCGCAAAGCCAACGTCCACGACGATCAGCGTTGCGACTCCGGAGAGAATCACCAGCAGGACAAGAACAACGTGAACTTGACGCCCACCGATTCCACCCTGCACAGAATCCACGGAGACATCCGCATCTCGCTCAAAAGCGACAACCCG GATGTTGCCAAGTGTCTGGCGGCGTTGGATCAGCTCAGCGGCGTCTACGTAACGTCACAGCACGTCCACAGACACAGCGAGCTCATCTCCACTCTCAGGAAG ATGCGCTTCTACCGCGCCAACCAGGACATCATGGACAAGGCGGCCATGTTGTACAACCGCTTCAAGAACGCCTTCCTCCTCGGCGAGGGCGAGGAGGTTGTGAGCGCCGCCTTCCTGCGCTCGCTGCTGAAGGAGAAGGAACGCGAGGAGGCGCAGCGCTGCAAGAAGGAAAAGGCGGCGGGAGGCGAGAAGGACCACGTCCAGGGATGCCAGGCGCCTTCAG CGGACTAG
- the LOC133153785 gene encoding nucleolar protein dao-5-like isoform X1 yields MPGKQQFKPGDLVFAKMKGYPHWPARVCKLDEPHKKRLGVFFFGTHQIGQLLPENLVPFSGNKSKYGTGVRLRGFSEGMWEIQNTPGVGKKSTFAAKGPPAKPVATSKTTCAAAIPPAAVKSSPGGDDANGAAVKTSSEAASLAGSTLLLKECVVKCGPAKTLHDHLSGANELAGQPASSVTASDSGTKSELVAKTLRRSSFRSPAQVQLEEKKIDTQTRQEASTVTGGAAGQTPGSTPRGRGWPQRRGRPRNIPAETKSDVLQAKESQTAPSGGAHVTASTLRLKPCVVKCIPAKTPDTRKSASEPARPSAPTPAADPATAQEASAPVVKRKPGRPRKIWKEKSQVEVEPSKRTHESPSPASANTPDDSHGAAPAPKMSDQAQLAAAQTSGIEDERDAEMEKLTPGRRGGKRKKREEAEQEGGEKGRTKTTVEASTARRGGKKMRVDGEKREGDEKGKAEAATEESTLSRGGKRKRKETKQEAELEKMLPSREGKKKVGGKEETKQKSDKEEEMMEAAEETTTAEETTTTTTAEEPTPSRRKRDDAQQEKIEAIAEETSPSQGDQAKAKEGKKEQTKQEGKTEAMPALPSRGGKRKEETEQKRSADARTEATAEEASGREGKTKRKAREDTKQMGGEEGKAVLTPHETAPRPDEKSKTKEARKEEAKRGGGGGDRLAKTQGDPPPSQEDGTQTNQREGNKRSGDEEAKTGATAEDSTLGSEEKTSEGKKEETKQVGDEEGKATAEEGSTLGEKTKEGGKERNESLGDEEGQTAAQGSTLGEKTEEGGKEETEQSDGKPQGTAGESTASPQGHQSDQTEQLGDEEGRTKATTEESMPGRDGRTKRKERDEAKHTKVTTDEFRPSRGDQAKAKEGKKEESKEGKTKARTEESRSSHGEGEKEETKPTGGKEGKTERTTAEESTLSREGKMKTKGCKEEESKPVGAREGKTKVAPEESALCPGEKAKAKDVAKQTPGKEAETAEESTVSRRGGQKDDDKQAGGQEGKTKATAEEGSRGEKRKRKEGQREKTKQEGGQKAKPESPAEESTPGPGGGKRQRRQVEKDQSKRPGHQGGKPEVTAAAAAGKSRPPEERRRKVTRADARRDARQGADRENCKSQSEPRVDQETRGEKKSRSRKAAAAMEQSDTAEEEQQRRRRRLAAKRESVLKSLRGLLKASRGGKRRDTGTKSFTKASIRAKRPRGHTLKESNARKKTTQPPATASPPVTENTNATAKQSDGKVKDSRPASEDELQKKDGKKLIGKIVKATTKVQVKTMMGGATVAPPAAEEEKAAAANTERTADLSDEEERKPHRVSAEDEKAATKRGDEKDDAVAKAAGKRQRHEPPPPHKDAKQQGGGRSRKANVHDDQRCDSGENHQQDKNNVNLTPTDSTLHRIHGDIRISLKSDNPDVAKCLAALDQLSGVYVTSQHVHRHSELISTLRKMRFYRANQDIMDKAAMLYNRFKNAFLLGEGEEVVSAAFLRSLLKEKEREEAQRCKKEKAAGGEKDHVQGCQAPSAD; encoded by the exons ATGCCGGGAAAACAGCAGTTCAAACCAGGCGACCTCGTGTTCGCCAAAATGAAGGGCTACCCTCACTGGCCTGCCAGG GTCTGTAAATTGGATGAGCCACACAAGAAGAGACTTGGCGTCTTCTTTTTCGGGACCCATCAGAT aggACAACTCCTGCCGGAAAATCTGGTCCCATTCTCTGGGAATAAGTCGAAGTACGGCACCGGCGTTCGACTCAGAGGCTTCTCCGAGGGCATGTGGGAGATCCAGAACACACCCGGAGTCGGCAAGAAATCCACA TTTGCAGCTAAAGGTCCACCTGCGAAACCAGTCGCCACTTCGAAAACAACCTGCGCAGCCGCAATACCGCCTGCCGCAGTCAAAAGCTCGCCCGGAGGCGACGATGCGAACGGCGCTGCTGTGAAAACGTCTTCGGAGGCGGCTAGCCTCGCCGGCAGCACCTTGCTCCTGAAGGAGTGTGTGGTCAAATGCGGCCCGGCCAAGACTCTGCACGATCACCTGAGCGGCGCCAACGAGTTGGCGGGCCAGCCGGCGAGCTCTGTGACCGCATCCGACAGCGGGACGAAAAGTGAGCTGGTGGCAAAAACTCTGAGAAGATCTTCGTTCAGGTCACCCGCGCAAGTGCAACTGGAGGAAAAGAAAATAGATACTCAAACCCGACAGGAAGCCTCCACGGTCACAGGCGGCGCGGCGGGACAGACGCCAGGATCGACGCCACGGGGTCGAGGATGGCCGCAGAGACGAGGACGGCCGAGGAACATCCCGGCGGAAACCAAGAGCGACGTACTGCAG GCCAAAGAAAGCCAGACGGCGCCGAGCGGCGGCGCGCATGTGACCGCTAGCACGCTGCGACTGAAGCCCTGCGTGGTCAAATGCATCCCCGCAAAGACCCCGGACACTCGCAAGTCGGCCAGCGAGCCGGCCAGACCGTCTGCACCGACTCCGGCGGCCGACCCCGCAACTGCACAGGAAGCTTCGGCGCCCGTGGTGAAGAGGAAGCCGGGACGGCCGAGGAAAATCTGGAAAGAGAAGAGCCAG GTTGAAGTTGAGCCATCGAAAAGGACACACGAGTCGCCGTCTCCCGCCAGCGCAAACACGCCAGACGACTCCCACGGCGCCGCGCCCGCTCCCAAAATGTCCGATCAGGCCCAACTTGCCGCCGCGCAAACATCCGGCATCGAAGATGAGCGGGACGCCGAGATGGAGAAGTTGACACCTGGCCGCCGAGgagggaagaggaagaaaagagaGGAGGCGGAGCAGGAAGGAGGCGAGAAAGGAAGGACGAAGACGACGGTGGAGGCGTCGACAGCGCGCAGAGGAGGGAAGAAAatgagggtcgacggggaaaaGCGGGAAGGAGACGAGAAGGGAAAGGCGGAGGCGGCGACCGAGGAGTCCACGTTAAGCCGAGGAGGGAAGCGGAAGAGAAAGGAGACCAAGCAGGAAGCTGAGCTTGAAAAGATGCTACCGAGccgagaaggaaagaaaaaagtcgGGGGAAAGGAGGAGACCAAGCAGAAGAGCGACAAAGAAGAGGAGATGATGGAGGCGGCGGAGGAGACGACGACGGCAGAggagacgacgacgacgacgacggcggAGGAGCCGACACCGAGCCGGAGAAAAAGAGATGACGCCCAGCAAGAAAAGATTGAGGCCATCGCGGAGGAGACGTCGCCTAGCCAAGGAGACCAGGCAAAGGccaaagaaggaaaaaaggagcaGACCAAACAGGAAGGAAAGACAGAGGCCATGCCGGCGCTACCTAGCCGAGGAGGAAAGAGGAAGGAGGAGACGGAGCAGAAGAGAAGCGCAGACGCAAGAACGGAGGCCACGGCCGAGGAAGCGTCTGGCCGCGAAGGGAAGACAAAACGTAAAGCGAGGGAAGACACCAAGCAGATGGGAGGCGAGGAAGGAAAGGCGGTGTTGACCCCGCACGAGACGGCGCCTCGCCCAGACGAGAAGTCAAAGACAAAAGAAGCCAGAAAGGAGGAGGCcaagcgaggaggaggaggaggagacagGCTGGCAAAGACGCAGGGTGATCCGCCACCCAGCCAAGAAGACGGGACACAAACAAACCAAAGGGAGGGGAACAAGCGGTCAGGAGACGAGGAAGCAAAGACCGGGGCGACGGCCGAGGACTCCACGCTCGGCTCAGAAGAGAAGACAAGTGAAGGCAAAAAGGAAGAGACCAAGCAGGTAGGAGACGAGGAAGGAAAGGCAACGGCGGAGGAGGGCTCGACACTCGGAGAGAAGACAAAAGAAGGGGGAAAGGAACGGAACGAGAGCTTAGGAGATGAGGAAGGACAGACAGCGGCGCAGGGCTCCACACTTGGGGAGAAGACAGAAGAAGGGGGAAAGGAAGAGACCGAGCAGTCGGATGGAAAACCGCAAGGGACCGCAGGTGAGTCAACGGCCAGCCCACAAGGCCACCAAAGCGACCAGACCGAGCAGTTAGGAGACGAGGAAGGAAGGACAAAGGCCACGACGGAAGAGTCCATGCCTGGCCGAGACGGGAGGACCAAAAGAAAAGAACGGGACGAGGCCAAGCACACCAAGGTGACCACTGACGAGTTCAGGCCTAGCCGAGGAGACCAGGCGAAGGcaaaagaagggaaaaaggaggaGAGCAAGGAAGGAAAGACAAAGGCGAGGACAGAGGAGTCAAGATCCAGCCACGGAGAAGGCGAAAAAGAGGAGACCAAGCCCACGGGAGGCAAAGAAGGAAAGACCGAGAGGACCACGGCGGAGGAGTCCACGTTGAGCCGAGAAGGAAAGATGAAGACAAAAGGATGCAAAGAGGAGGAGAGCAAGCCGGTGGGAGCCCGGGAAGGAAAGACAAAGGTGGCTCCGGAGGAGTCCGCCCTTTGCCCAGGAGAGAAGGCAAAGGCAAAAGATGTGGCCAAGCAGACGCCAGGAAAGGAAGCCGAGACCGCAGAGGAGTCCACGGTGAGCCGAAGAGGAGGCCAGAAGGATGACGACAAGCAGGCGGGAGGCCAGGAAGGAAAGACAAAGGCGACCGCGGAGGAGGGGAGCCGAGGAGAGAAGAGGAAACGAAAAGAAGGCCAAAGGGAGAAGACCAAACAGGAGGGAGGCCAGAAAGCCAAGCCGGAGTCGCCGGCAGAGGAGTCCACGCCCGGCCCAGGAGGAGGGAAGAGGCAGAGAAGACAAGTTGAAAAAGACCAGAGCAAGCGCCCAGGACACCAGGGAGGCAAGCCCGAggtcacggcggcggcggcggcagggaAAAGCAGGCCGCCCGAGGAGCGACGCAGGAAGGTGACCAGAGCCGACGCCCGGCGAGACGCCCGGCAGGGAGCCGATCGAGAGAACTGCAAAAGCCAGAGCGAGCCCAGGGTGGACCAGGAAACCAGAGGAGAGAAGAAGAGCAGGTCGAGGAAAGCGGCCGCGGCCATGGAGCAAAGCGACACCGCGGAAGAAGAG cagcagcggcggcggcggaggctgGCGGCCAAGCGGGAGAGCGTCCTCAAGTCGCTGCGAGGTCTGCTCAAGGCCAGCAGGGGCGGCAAGCGCAGGGACACCGGCACCAAGAGCTTCAC GAAGGCCTCCATCCGAGCCAAGCGGCCGCGGGGCCACACGCTCAAAGAATCCAACGCCAGAAAGAAGACGACGCAGCCGCCGGCGACGGCGAGTCCACCCGTCACGGAAAATACAAACGCCACGGCCAAACAAAGCGACGGCAAAGTCAAAGACAGTCGGCCGGCGTCGGAGGACGAGCTCCAGAAGAAAGATGGCAAGAAGTTGATTGGCAAAATTGTGAAAGCAACCACCAAGGTTCAGGTGAAGACCATGATGGGCGGAGCCACGGTGGCGCCgccggcggcggaggaggagaaggCGGCGGCCGCAAACACCGAGAGGACGGCGGACCTAAGCGACGAAGAGGAGAGGAAGCCGCACCGAGTCTCGGCGGAGGACGAGAAAGCCGCCACCAAGCGCGGCGACGAAAAGGACGACGCCGTCGCAAAGGCTGCGGGCAAGAGGCAACGCcatgagccgccgccgccgcacaagGACGCCAAGCAGCAAGGTGGCGGCAGGAGCCGCAAAGCCAACGTCCACGACGATCAGCGTTGCGACTCCGGAGAGAATCACCAGCAGGACAAGAACAACGTGAACTTGACGCCCACCGATTCCACCCTGCACAGAATCCACGGAGACATCCGCATCTCGCTCAAAAGCGACAACCCG GATGTTGCCAAGTGTCTGGCGGCGTTGGATCAGCTCAGCGGCGTCTACGTAACGTCACAGCACGTCCACAGACACAGCGAGCTCATCTCCACTCTCAGGAAG ATGCGCTTCTACCGCGCCAACCAGGACATCATGGACAAGGCGGCCATGTTGTACAACCGCTTCAAGAACGCCTTCCTCCTCGGCGAGGGCGAGGAGGTTGTGAGCGCCGCCTTCCTGCGCTCGCTGCTGAAGGAGAAGGAACGCGAGGAGGCGCAGCGCTGCAAGAAGGAAAAGGCGGCGGGAGGCGAGAAGGACCACGTCCAGGGATGCCAGGCGCCTTCAG CGGACTAG